A stretch of DNA from Chionomys nivalis chromosome 22, mChiNiv1.1, whole genome shotgun sequence:
accagcctggtctacaagagctagttccaggacaagctccaaaaccacagagaaaccctgtcccgaaaaaccaaaaaaaaaagacctgaacCAAGTCAGTTTTATTTGTAtagctagaaaaaaaagaatctgaataATTTCCCAAAGGAGATGGATATAGATTAAGGACTATAGCCAGTGCTTCCGTTGGCTTTGCTATTGTAGACAGAAATTAAGTCCTAATGATTATTTTTGTCCATTTTGAAGTGTACCCTTAAATACATGGGTAACAACTGAGTAAATTATAAATGTGCAGTcatttgggaaggaagaagtatTTTGTTTGATAGAAACAATGATTGGAAATCGGAGAGCTGAGCCGCAGACCCTGCTGCTGCCGTGTGCTCCGCGTGCCTGTGCTCTCGTTCATGTAAACACCTTGTCAATCTTAGGTTTCTTCACCTACATTTCAGTCACTCGCCCTGGAGATCCCCAGCCACGTGGAAAGCCCAGTCTTCAGCAGTCTGGATCAGGCTCAGTCACTCAGCAGCTCCCTGGAGCCAGCTATGAATCTAGACAGCATGCAGCAGGACATGGAGCAAGTTTGGCAGGAGCTTCTTTCCATTCCCGAGTTGCAGGTGAGCGAACTCCGCGGCCCTGTCATCCTGGTTATCCATTATTTACGTCACCTGCTTACAGGGAGAAACTGGGCTGTGTTTAAATTACTCACGAGAGCTTCCCGGGCTCGCTTAACCATAGAATTTTTAGTTAAGCAGGCTGAATATTTCAGGATAGCTTCCAAGTTGAAAGCTAATTTAGAGTTTTGACAACCTTGCCTATCTATTGAAAATGAGAATTCTTGGAATTATTGAAAAGAACTCCTTGGGAATGAGGGCAGAGAACTGATCTAAACAATTCCTAGCCTCGAGTCATACAGTATCAACTTCTTTTCTAGTGTCTTAATACTGAAAACAAGCTGTTGGTTGAGACCTCCACTGTTCCCAGCGCAGAAGACAACCTGACAGAAATTGACAGCAATTACCGTTTCTACCCCTCCACCTCCCCGCTGCAGAAAGAAGTGGGCAGCTGCAGTCCCCATTTCCTTCACGGTTTTGAAGATTCTTTCAGCAGTATTCTCTCCACAGAAGATGCCAGCCAGCTCAACTCCTTAGATTCAAATCCCACATTAAACACAGATTTTGGTGATGAGTTTTATTCTGCTTTTGTAGCAGAGCCCGGTGGCGGTAGCAGCATGCCTTCCTCTGCCGCCATCAGTCAGTCACTCTCTGAACTTCTAAGCCGGCCTGTTGATGGCTGTGACCTGTCACTCTGTAAAGCTTTCAACCAGAAGCATTCTGAGAGCACAGCCGAATTCAATGACTCGGACTCTGGCATCTCCCTGAACACTAGCCCCAGCCGAGCATCCCCAGAGCACTCTGTGGAGTCTTCCATTTACGGAGACCCACCGCCTGGGCTCAGTGACTCTGAGATGGAAGAGCTAGACAGCGCCCCTGGAAGTGTCAAACAGAATGCTCCCAAAGCACAGCCAACACATTCTTCTGGGGATCCGGTGCAGCCTCTGTCACCAGCTCAAGGGCACAGTGTTCCTGTGCATGATCCGCACTGTGAGAGTACAACAGCAAAAGAAAGGCCTGTGAGTCCTGGGCATCAGAAAGTCCCGTTCACAAAAGACAAACATTCAAGCCGCTTGGAGGCTCATCTCACGAGAGATGAGCTTAGGGCAAAAGCTCTCCATATCCCATTCCCTGTTGAAAAAATCATTAACCTCCCTGTTGATGACTTCAATGAAATGATGTCCAAGGAGCAATTCAATGAAGCTCAGCTTGCACTGATCCGAGATATACGCAGGCGAGGTAAGAATAAAGTCGCCGCTCAGAACTGTAGGAAAAGGAAACTGGAGAACATTGTAGAACTGGAGCAAGACCTAGGCCACCTAAAAGATGAGCGAGaaaagctactcagagaaaagggagaaaacgACAGAAACCTCCAtctcctgaagaggcagctcAGCACCTTGTATCTTGAAGTCTTCAGCATGTTACGTGATGAGGCTGGAAACCCTTACTCTCCTAGTGAATACTCCCTGCAGCAGACCAGAGACGGCAATGTGTTCCTGGTTCCCAAAAGCAAGAAGCCAGATACTAAAAAAAACTAGGTTCGGGAAGATGGAGCCTTTTGTTCTGAGCTAGTGTTTGTTTTGTACTGCTAGAACTTCCTACTGTGATGTGAAATGCAGAAACACTTTATAAGTAACTATGCAGAATTCTAGCCACGGCTAGTGTAGAAAATAGGAAACTTTATAAAGCATTAAAGCCTCGATGTTGAATCAGTTTCATTTTAACTCTGGAGTTAATTTCTTCGGGCACCATTTGGGCTAGTTTCTGTGTAAGTGTAAATACTACAAAACTTATTTATACTGTTCCTATTTGTTACATTCATAGATTTATATGACATCTGGCTAAAAGCAAATTATTGAAAAACTAACCAAACCACTATACTTTTTTATATACTGTATGAACAAAAAGaatgacatttttatatttagctCTGACAAAAATTAAAGGAGCTAGCACTAATAAAAGAATATCATGACTTAAATTACTCTGGATTGCTTGAGTTTATCCACAACAGTATTTTCCGTAGAAGAATAATTCACTTGCCACATTTTGGTTATTTTACATGGTTTTTGAAAATTCGGAAGCATTTTATAACCAGCATGATAGTAGACGTCTCTTAttctcagcagtcaggaggtaaaggcaggaggatctctgaactcaggtcagccagggctgcatagggAGAGCTTGCCTCAaaggagacaaaaataaaacctttttataCTAAATGTGGTTATTAAGATTGTGGTACCCAGGAACACGTTTGTAAAGAGCAGTGGTGTGCCTGTAGCATCTAAGTAAGTGGCATTCTGAGAGGGGGCTAGGAAACATactgtgaaaagaaaaaggattgaGGAAAccagtttagaaagaaaaagatgggtaTAGTGGCTCTTGTCTTTAATCATGACACCCTGGGCCAGAGACTGGCCAATCTCTTTGAGTTtatggccagcttggtctacatagagagttccaggagagccagagctctggagagagagagaaagagaaagactgtgtctcaaaaactccaaataaataaatgaatacttgTAAAAACCATTGCAACCCTGAGCTTGTAACATCTGAAGGTGTAGGTCAAGCCACTGTCAGAGCATTGAATGCTAACACAGACCGCAGGCCAAGGTTGAGCTAGCTACAGGAGTGGGTGATGGGAAGAACCACTATGAAAAGCGCAACAGTGCCATGCAGTCTTTGGAAGGGAGGGGCTGCGGTTGAGTGGGAAATGAGCCTGTTTGGGGTCAGAGAGACCAGTGTGAGGTTCGTATATgccactgtattttttttctccccccacccccctttttttgacttttcaagacagggattttctgtactccgactgttctggaactctgtacaCCAGGCCAGCTTTGAATTGCTTGCTGGGCCcacgtggtggtgcacgcctttaatcccggcacttgggaagcagaggcaggctttgagttctaggccagcctggtctacagagtgccaggacaggctccaaagctacacagagaaaccttgtccagGCGGGGAAGAGGGGGCAGAGAACTGACCACAGAACTTCTTTACAGTACCTAAATTACATTAAGTAGTGCTTTATGTAATTGCTTAAAATTTCAAATAGAGGGCCTGAAAACACAGTTCCTTGATTAAGAGCTCtgactactcttctagaggacctgggctcaaattcccgcacctgcatggcagctcacaatcatttgtaactgCAGCCCCCTCTTCAGGCCTCTATGGGCGCCAGTTACACAGACaggcatgcaagcaaaacacccatacacataatctttaaaaaaaaaaaaaaaaaaaaagatgggcagcaatggtacatacctttaatcccaacactcgggaggcagaggcaggcagatcgctgagACTTTGAGTCTGGCCTGTTCTACAGAactaggtccaggacagctagggctgttacacagagaaaccctgtctcaaaaaaccatgaggaaaaaaaaaagaaatggtaaaaTTTCTAAACATATTAGCATACCCAACTACCAAAACCCCATATCCCTTTGTTCTATATGTGAAATATTAAATCTAGCCCAACTGTCTAAACCTTGAACTGTTTTTAGTTCAATTCTAAAATGTACATCTTTGAGGATACATCAAACATTATAttctaaatctttatttttaacttttaattatgtgtgcctGAACGTCTGCGTTGGGTATGTGCGTGAGGGCAGTTGTCTGTGGAGACCTGACACTGGAGcgacagctggttgtgagccacctgatgtggctgctaggaactgggctctagtcctctgcaagagtcgtgtgtgctcttagctgctaagtcatctctccagccccttatttttagattttatgtgtgtgaaggttTTACCTGAATGCatgtcccctgaaactggaggttTAGTGACTATGTgggactgggaaccaaaccagggtctctgcaagagccacaaatgttcttaaacactgtgCCAACTCTAGCTTCTTGTATTAAGAACCTAGAAACCCattcaagagatttttttttccagctgtttTTTCGTAAATAGGGAGTCTATTCaaatgtgctaccacacccataATTTATGTGATTATGAAGCTGGATAATAATAGTACATGGCTTTAAACTTTTAACTGTCAGGAAAATCTTGATTGAGCTgtcccatgtaggtgctgggaatcaaacctaagtcctctggaaaTGCAACAAATAATCCTagtcactaagccatctcttcaattCCAAAACCCaattttaagttttcttattgacaatatcaaataaagaaaaacacaaatcaaCCCCAAATAAATTGTCCAAGCCCACAGGATTAGGTTCACAATCTAAACCTGACAGGCAAAGCTTATAGACGAAATAAAACCTAATTGCATtctaatagttttgtttttccagacagggtttctctgtagctttggagcctgatctggaactcactctgtagaccacgatggctacacctgcctctgcctcccgagtgctggattgaaggcatgcgccaccaccacctgaccctAATAGTTATTAAATGAAGACATAAAACTGAAATTCACTGCAGGTGGCTTATCTGcagctttaaaaatgtttccattaACCACAGGGGAAACAAtgtccattaaaaagaaaaccattataACCTACAGATAGTCAACTATTTTAAGTTATTAAAAATCACaatagaaggggctggagagatggtttagctgttaagggcacctgctgctcttgcagagaacaaaggtttggttcctagcacccagttATCTTAAAATCTGGAACTCCAGGGAATGGTGTGCTCTTTGGGATTCTAAAAACAGGTATGCACATTTatgtgcatacaggcaaaacaatcTTTAGTGGTCAAGGACAGGGAGTGTGGGTGTCACTGGTAAAGGTAGAAGagagtggttaaaaaaaaagtaatgccTAAAGAGAAATGCATTCTAAGACTCATCCATTTCCATCCATTCATATACGTAGTTTGTTTGAAGACTAGCTTTTCTGCTTAAGAGCTCTGGTTGTcatggagctcactctgtagaccaggctggcctcaaactgatctacctgcctctgcctcctccagatTACCATTGAGCTCCTTTAAAACTTTAAAGCTCAAAATTTACATAATTTGGAACATGTATATGCTAATTAGACCT
This window harbors:
- the Nfe2l2 gene encoding nuclear factor erythroid 2-related factor 2 isoform X3 codes for the protein MDLIDILWKQDIDLGVSREVFDFSQRQKDYELEKQKKLEKERQEQLQKEQEKAFFAQLQLDEETGEFLPIQSAQHISPDGSGPASYSQVAHIPKQDALYFEDCMQLLAETFPFVDDHEVSSPTFQSLALEIPSHVESPVFSSLDQAQSLSSSLEPAMNLDSMQQDMEQVWQELLSIPELQCLNTENKLLVETSTVPSAEDNLTEIDSNYRFYPSTSPLQKEVGSCSPHFLHGFEDSFSSILSTEDASQLNSLDSNPTLNTDFGDEFYSAFVAEPGGGSSMPSSAAISQSLSELLSRPVDGCDLSLCKAFNQKHSESTAEFNDSDSGISLNTSPSRASPEHSVESSIYGDPPPGLSDSEMEELDSAPGSVKQNAPKAQPTHSSGDPVQPLSPAQGHSVPVHDPHCESTTAKERPVSPGHQKVPFTKDKHSSRLEAHLTRDELRAKALHIPFPVEKIINLPVDDFNEMMSKEQFNEAQLALIRDIRRRGKNKVAAQNCRKRKLENIVELEQDLGHLKDEREKLLREKGENDRNLHLLKRQLSTLYLEVFSMLRDEAGNPYSPSEYSLQQTRDGNVFLVPKSKKPDTKKN
- the Nfe2l2 gene encoding nuclear factor erythroid 2-related factor 2 isoform X1, with product MMDLELPPPGLQSQQDMDLIDILWKQDIDLGVSREVFDFSQRQKDYELEKQKKLEKERQEQLQKEQEKAFFAQLQLDEETGEFLPIQSAQHISPDGSGPASYSQVAHIPKQDALYFEDCMQLLAETFPFVDDHEVSSPTFQSLALEIPSHVESPVFSSLDQAQSLSSSLEPAMNLDSMQQDMEQVWQELLSIPELQCLNTENKLLVETSTVPSAEDNLTEIDSNYRFYPSTSPLQKEVGSCSPHFLHGFEDSFSSILSTEDASQLNSLDSNPTLNTDFGDEFYSAFVAEPGGGSSMPSSAAISQSLSELLSRPVDGCDLSLCKAFNQKHSESTAEFNDSDSGISLNTSPSRASPEHSVESSIYGDPPPGLSDSEMEELDSAPGSVKQNAPKAQPTHSSGDPVQPLSPAQGHSVPVHDPHCESTTAKERPVSPGHQKVPFTKDKHSSRLEAHLTRDELRAKALHIPFPVEKIINLPVDDFNEMMSKEQFNEAQLALIRDIRRRGKNKVAAQNCRKRKLENIVELEQDLGHLKDEREKLLREKGENDRNLHLLKRQLSTLYLEVFSMLRDEAGNPYSPSEYSLQQTRDGNVFLVPKSKKPDTKKN
- the Nfe2l2 gene encoding nuclear factor erythroid 2-related factor 2 isoform X2, coding for MMDLELPPPGLQSQQDMDLIDILWKQDIDLGVSREVFDFSQRQKDYELEKQKKLEKERQEQLQKEQEKAFFAQLQLDEETGEFLPIQSAQHISPDGSGPASYSQVAHIPKQDALYFEDCMQLLAETFPFVDDHESLALEIPSHVESPVFSSLDQAQSLSSSLEPAMNLDSMQQDMEQVWQELLSIPELQCLNTENKLLVETSTVPSAEDNLTEIDSNYRFYPSTSPLQKEVGSCSPHFLHGFEDSFSSILSTEDASQLNSLDSNPTLNTDFGDEFYSAFVAEPGGGSSMPSSAAISQSLSELLSRPVDGCDLSLCKAFNQKHSESTAEFNDSDSGISLNTSPSRASPEHSVESSIYGDPPPGLSDSEMEELDSAPGSVKQNAPKAQPTHSSGDPVQPLSPAQGHSVPVHDPHCESTTAKERPVSPGHQKVPFTKDKHSSRLEAHLTRDELRAKALHIPFPVEKIINLPVDDFNEMMSKEQFNEAQLALIRDIRRRGKNKVAAQNCRKRKLENIVELEQDLGHLKDEREKLLREKGENDRNLHLLKRQLSTLYLEVFSMLRDEAGNPYSPSEYSLQQTRDGNVFLVPKSKKPDTKKN